The uncultured Sphaerochaeta sp. genome includes a window with the following:
- a CDS encoding DUF4105 domain-containing protein, translated as MKRIILILILLALLSPLMALSIHPREIEQPFDSVKELSVVDFSRELAPNQEAWIDQTKIHLLTVGPGDPLYAWFGHSALVISQPSGGKVMYDWGIFDPDQPHFYLNFAMGRMYYYVVASEATWRIQDAIDEIRDVKLIELSFPKEAKFALISFLQKNIQSEYSTYLYHFYDDNCSTRIRDIINAATGGDFQRWAESESAQTTLRNSAMQNMIHSPLIFWALDFLQGKNIDKKLNRYDEMYLPEALHQSVLDFTYSDGTKLAKSEDILQDTKQLGVRFTVPEEQVNYDWAYGLSGLVIGVFLLVVGRKHPRLKGLLISLILLVLAVLGSLLLFMMSFSDMDMTYYNLNIIFVNPLLFIPAFTLLIQKKETSRILSFSVLVMVILLLGRLILPGLFVQDNLRIILLLLPAFYSGSTFQGRRNSIKR; from the coding sequence GTGAAACGAATCATCCTCATCCTTATACTCCTGGCATTGCTCTCTCCTCTTATGGCTTTGAGCATTCATCCAAGAGAAATCGAGCAGCCCTTTGACAGTGTCAAGGAGCTGTCTGTTGTCGATTTTTCCCGGGAACTTGCACCAAACCAAGAAGCTTGGATCGACCAGACAAAGATTCATCTACTCACCGTTGGTCCTGGAGACCCTTTGTATGCCTGGTTCGGGCATAGCGCACTGGTCATATCACAGCCTTCAGGGGGAAAGGTTATGTATGATTGGGGCATCTTTGATCCTGACCAACCGCACTTCTATCTGAATTTTGCAATGGGGAGAATGTACTACTATGTTGTGGCAAGCGAGGCTACCTGGAGAATCCAGGATGCAATTGATGAGATAAGAGATGTCAAGCTGATCGAACTCTCCTTCCCCAAGGAAGCAAAGTTTGCCCTCATCTCCTTCTTGCAGAAAAACATCCAGAGTGAGTATTCAACCTACCTCTACCATTTTTATGATGATAACTGTTCCACTCGTATCCGTGATATCATCAATGCAGCAACCGGGGGAGATTTCCAGAGGTGGGCCGAGAGTGAATCAGCGCAGACCACACTGAGAAATTCAGCAATGCAGAATATGATCCATAGCCCTTTGATCTTTTGGGCCCTCGATTTCTTGCAAGGTAAGAATATTGATAAGAAATTGAATCGCTACGATGAGATGTACCTGCCCGAGGCACTCCATCAGTCGGTACTTGACTTCACCTACAGTGATGGTACGAAGCTTGCCAAATCTGAGGATATCCTGCAGGACACAAAACAGCTGGGAGTGAGATTCACGGTACCTGAAGAGCAAGTGAACTATGACTGGGCATATGGACTCAGCGGCCTTGTAATTGGGGTGTTTCTCTTGGTAGTCGGAAGAAAGCATCCCAGGTTAAAAGGATTGCTGATATCACTTATACTTCTGGTCTTGGCAGTCTTGGGTTCACTGCTGCTCTTCATGATGAGTTTCTCTGATATGGATATGACCTACTACAACTTGAACATTATCTTTGTCAATCCACTGCTTTTCATACCTGCCTTTACCCTGCTCATTCAAAAAAAAGAGACCTCAAGGATACTCTCCTTTTCGGTCTTGGTTATGGTGATTCTCTTGCTGGGAAGGCTCATCCTTCCCGGACTCTTCGTACAGGATAATCTGAGAATCATCCTCCTGTTGCTACCAGCCTTTTACTCAGGGTCGACTTTTCAGGGCAGACGAAACAGTATAAAGCGGTAA
- the arcC gene encoding carbamate kinase encodes MDSKLIVIAIGGNSLIEDPKHVTVSAQYEAARKTAAHIAKLVKAGHRVVIAHGNGPQVGYILLRAEFSRSILHTVPLDSCVADTQGAIGYQLQMALKNEFNRIQLNPQVATVVTQVEVADDDPSFQKPTKPIGSFMSKEDAQYHMDKDGWMCTEDAGRGYRRVVASPKPKAIVEIDTIRTMLENRIIVIAGGGGGIPVVRDEEGYLTGREAVIDKDLAAALMAKELKADLFVISTAVEKVCLNFGKPDQKTLDTISVKEAEQYISEGHFAPGSMLPKVQAIVDFVRSTGNEGLITDPEHLYGALYEGKGTKIVQ; translated from the coding sequence ATGGATAGTAAATTAATTGTCATTGCCATCGGGGGAAATTCCCTGATCGAAGACCCAAAGCATGTTACCGTTTCTGCCCAGTATGAGGCAGCACGAAAAACTGCTGCTCATATTGCAAAATTGGTTAAGGCAGGCCATCGTGTGGTTATAGCACACGGAAATGGACCACAGGTAGGCTATATCCTGCTTCGTGCCGAATTCTCCCGCTCCATCTTGCACACTGTTCCCCTGGATAGCTGTGTAGCAGATACACAAGGAGCAATCGGTTATCAATTACAGATGGCATTGAAGAATGAGTTCAATCGCATTCAACTCAATCCACAGGTTGCTACAGTGGTTACCCAGGTAGAGGTGGCTGATGATGATCCGTCATTTCAGAAACCGACCAAGCCAATTGGTTCCTTCATGAGTAAGGAAGATGCACAATACCATATGGATAAGGATGGATGGATGTGTACAGAAGATGCAGGTCGTGGGTATAGACGTGTTGTCGCAAGCCCCAAGCCAAAAGCCATCGTGGAAATCGATACGATTCGAACCATGCTGGAGAACCGCATCATAGTTATCGCTGGCGGTGGTGGTGGTATCCCTGTCGTTCGAGATGAAGAGGGGTATCTTACCGGACGTGAGGCAGTCATCGACAAGGATTTGGCAGCAGCCCTGATGGCCAAGGAATTGAAGGCCGATTTGTTTGTCATCTCTACTGCTGTTGAAAAAGTGTGTTTGAACTTTGGAAAACCTGACCAGAAGACGCTCGATACCATTTCTGTAAAGGAAGCAGAGCAGTACATCAGTGAAGGGCATTTTGCTCCAGGAAGTATGCTTCCCAAGGTGCAGGCAATTGTGGATTTTGTACGTTCTACTGGTAATGAGGGGCTCATCACAGACCCCGAGCATCTCTATGGTGCCCTCTACGAGGGTAAGGGAACCAAGATTGTCCAATAA
- the recO gene encoding DNA repair protein RecO translates to MERNVSSLAIVLHSQRYGQLNRRLKLLTVDFGIIDVLSYGAQKSLKSVKAEVFTDGQFFLYYNPVKKDYTLKDVTVLATHDELRESLHPTYAALFFCELLLQVHGGESTDEYRLLSQALDHLSCIPEKTDLVIIQFVHQLSELVGLRADYSRCPLCDRPYERDEIVSFSTTLLAHCCEACASLDADLLLPPGARRYLEVTSSMDFEQSLQVPLSAVATLRIKRYLLRYAQMIGQRMLKTLSSPILWEATSL, encoded by the coding sequence ATGGAGCGTAACGTATCGTCTTTGGCCATCGTACTGCATAGTCAACGGTACGGCCAACTGAACAGGCGGCTGAAGTTGCTCACGGTGGACTTTGGCATTATCGATGTGTTGAGCTATGGAGCCCAGAAGTCTCTCAAGTCGGTCAAGGCCGAAGTATTTACCGATGGGCAGTTCTTTTTGTACTACAACCCGGTCAAGAAGGATTATACACTCAAGGATGTTACGGTGCTTGCTACCCATGATGAACTCAGGGAGTCCTTGCATCCGACCTATGCTGCCTTGTTTTTCTGTGAACTGCTTCTGCAGGTGCATGGTGGGGAGAGCACCGATGAATATCGATTACTTTCCCAAGCACTGGACCATCTGAGCTGTATACCGGAGAAGACTGACCTGGTCATTATCCAGTTCGTGCATCAATTGAGTGAACTGGTTGGGTTACGTGCAGACTATTCTCGATGTCCTCTCTGTGACCGACCCTATGAGAGGGACGAGATCGTGAGCTTTTCCACGACTTTGCTTGCCCACTGCTGTGAAGCATGTGCCAGTCTTGATGCAGATCTCTTGCTCCCTCCTGGAGCCCGCAGATATCTTGAGGTGACCTCTTCCATGGACTTCGAGCAAAGTCTTCAGGTTCCTCTCAGCGCTGTTGCCACACTGAGGATCAAGCGGTATCTGTTACGATATGCGCAGATGATCGGACAGCGGATGCTGAAAACACTCTCTTCTCCCATTTTGTGGGAGGCGACGAGTCTCTAA
- the recJ gene encoding single-stranded-DNA-specific exonuclease RecJ yields MVWKKSPVSSQDIRRLHEQYGLDVISSSILARRGLTSREQIKFYLESELSYLHNPFLFDDMEEVVDRINEAITEGEKVCVFGDRDVDGITSTALLVQELRSLSLEVSYKLPDGDEPYGLTMEGVDLVASQNVTLIITVDCGISNFDEIAYAHSLGIDTIVLDHHISGDSLPPALAIIDPKVPGCGYPFEHLAGCGVVAKVIWALRFSKTDFYREECILLHAQPGHDTVIIQAVRIENLLVVDRVIEEINPGLIDVSKSKALEFLSAGLPILVVDAAAELAQLRQAFGKKIDIHLVDMRSEMEAVLPVVKGKGLFALSNISRAVRYSPHGKDELQVLYTLFIAYCMKRYPSLDAEYESVLDLVAIGTVADLMPMENENRILVKRGLKVLAQGRRQSLLPLFSMQNLMGKQLSTSDISWQISPVINASGRMGKPTVALEMLLAGDLYEAESLAGELIKLNKERQKLGEDAWDRMKESAQESFEESGSKLVVVEDSTLSRGITGLMASRLLRQYNAPAIVLATVDESRVSASMRSPENFDAREFLSRFSDLFLDFGGHTCAGGFSMDVEHLAEFKKRVADEIDTMDCMIDDAEDELVIDVTLPDTYMTPGIIKVVEFFEPYGEKNPPLVLMMEGAQIEDIQFMNNKGGSVQHVKLTLAFGEYKWPALFWRAGDRVGKDFDKGDRVNVAFRLGRNYFRNQESLQLTIMDLKRAE; encoded by the coding sequence ATGGTTTGGAAAAAATCTCCCGTTTCGTCCCAGGACATCCGCCGTCTGCATGAACAGTACGGTTTGGATGTCATCAGTTCCTCAATACTTGCAAGAAGAGGCTTAACCAGTCGAGAACAGATCAAATTTTACCTGGAGAGTGAACTCTCCTATCTTCATAACCCATTTCTCTTCGATGATATGGAAGAGGTAGTGGATCGCATCAATGAAGCAATTACAGAAGGTGAGAAGGTCTGCGTGTTCGGGGACCGTGATGTAGATGGAATTACGAGTACTGCCTTGTTGGTACAGGAACTACGATCCCTGTCACTGGAAGTCAGCTATAAACTTCCCGATGGCGATGAGCCGTACGGCCTCACCATGGAGGGCGTTGACCTGGTCGCTTCCCAGAACGTAACCCTGATCATCACCGTTGACTGTGGTATCTCGAACTTTGACGAGATTGCCTATGCACACAGCCTTGGTATCGATACGATTGTCCTTGATCACCATATCAGTGGAGACAGCTTACCACCTGCCCTTGCCATCATCGACCCAAAGGTTCCCGGTTGCGGGTATCCCTTCGAGCATCTTGCCGGATGCGGAGTTGTGGCCAAGGTGATTTGGGCACTGAGATTCAGTAAAACTGATTTTTATCGGGAGGAGTGCATTCTGCTTCATGCACAGCCCGGTCATGATACGGTTATTATCCAGGCTGTGAGGATTGAAAACCTTTTGGTTGTTGATCGTGTCATCGAGGAGATCAATCCAGGTCTTATCGATGTAAGCAAGAGCAAGGCACTGGAGTTTCTCTCTGCAGGGCTCCCTATCTTGGTGGTTGATGCAGCCGCTGAGCTTGCCCAGCTGAGGCAAGCCTTCGGCAAGAAGATTGATATTCATCTTGTTGATATGCGCAGCGAAATGGAAGCGGTCCTTCCCGTGGTGAAGGGGAAGGGCTTATTTGCCCTATCCAATATCAGCAGGGCAGTACGCTATTCCCCCCATGGGAAGGATGAGCTACAGGTTCTGTATACCTTGTTCATTGCCTATTGCATGAAGCGGTATCCTTCCCTCGATGCTGAGTATGAATCAGTGCTCGATCTGGTTGCCATTGGTACGGTTGCCGACTTGATGCCAATGGAAAACGAGAACCGAATCCTGGTAAAACGTGGCCTCAAGGTGCTCGCGCAAGGGCGTAGGCAGAGTCTGCTTCCATTATTCTCCATGCAGAACCTGATGGGGAAGCAGCTTTCAACCAGTGATATCTCCTGGCAGATCAGTCCAGTAATCAATGCCTCCGGGCGTATGGGGAAACCGACGGTAGCCTTGGAAATGTTGCTCGCAGGAGACCTGTATGAGGCAGAGTCCTTGGCAGGGGAGTTGATCAAGCTGAACAAGGAACGACAGAAGCTTGGTGAAGATGCGTGGGACCGGATGAAGGAAAGTGCCCAAGAGAGCTTTGAAGAATCGGGAAGCAAGCTTGTCGTTGTAGAGGATAGTACGCTCTCTCGGGGAATTACCGGTCTGATGGCAAGCCGATTGCTGAGACAGTACAACGCTCCTGCCATTGTCCTGGCAACTGTGGATGAGAGCAGGGTCTCTGCTTCCATGAGAAGCCCTGAGAACTTTGATGCAAGGGAGTTCCTCTCTCGTTTCAGTGATCTCTTCCTGGACTTCGGAGGACATACCTGTGCCGGTGGTTTTTCCATGGATGTTGAGCACCTTGCTGAATTCAAGAAGCGTGTTGCTGATGAGATAGATACGATGGATTGCATGATTGATGATGCGGAGGATGAGCTTGTCATCGATGTAACACTACCCGATACCTATATGACCCCTGGTATCATCAAGGTGGTGGAGTTCTTTGAGCCCTACGGGGAGAAGAACCCTCCACTGGTGTTGATGATGGAAGGAGCACAAATTGAAGATATTCAGTTCATGAACAACAAGGGTGGTAGTGTCCAACATGTCAAGCTGACCCTTGCCTTCGGTGAGTATAAGTGGCCGGCATTATTCTGGCGTGCGGGAGATCGTGTAGGTAAGGATTTTGACAAGGGAGACCGAGTCAATGTGGCGTTCCGTTTGGGACGGAACTACTTCCGCAACCAGGAAAGCCTGCAACTGACCATCATGGACCTGAAGAGAGCGGAATAA
- the rpsU gene encoding 30S ribosomal protein S21, with protein MAFVKVDDNEPLEKSIKRFKRMVEKEGIIREWKKREYFEKPSTILNRKKKALARKQMKKVRKLHGSKNY; from the coding sequence ATGGCATTTGTAAAAGTAGATGACAATGAACCTCTTGAGAAGTCTATCAAGCGTTTTAAGCGCATGGTTGAGAAAGAGGGGATTATCCGCGAATGGAAAAAGCGGGAGTACTTTGAGAAGCCCTCCACCATCCTCAACAGGAAGAAGAAAGCGCTTGCACGCAAGCAGATGAAGAAGGTGCGGAAACTGCACGGCTCAAAGAACTACTAA